One Salvelinus fontinalis isolate EN_2023a chromosome 11, ASM2944872v1, whole genome shotgun sequence DNA window includes the following coding sequences:
- the LOC129865635 gene encoding liver-expressed antimicrobial peptide 2-like isoform X1, translating into MQDHHHYFSSRTAFAWCLVSLVLAQQVSSSPDPSADVQPNSGQLQLGPGQRVLRRTARMTPLWRTMGTKPYGAYCQNYYECSTGICRRGHCMFSQAIKS; encoded by the exons ATGCAGGACCATCACCACTATTTCAGTAGCAGGACAGCCTTTGCATGGTGTCTGGTGTCTCTGGTGCTCGCTCAACAG GTGTCTTCGAGCCCTGATCCTTCTGCGGACGTCCAGCCCAACTCTGGTCAGCTCCAGCTGGGTCCGGGGCAGAGGGTACTGAGGAGGACGGCACGTATGACCCCGCTGTGGAGGACCATGGGTACTAAACCCTATGGGGCGTACTGTCAGAACTACTACGAATGCTCCACTGGAATCTGCAG GCGTGGTCACTGTATGTTCAGCCAAGCCATCAAGTCCTAG
- the LOC129865635 gene encoding liver-expressed antimicrobial peptide 2-like isoform X2 — MELWTCSHSDVENGNSQHDDISTVSSSPDPSADVQPNSGQLQLGPGQRVLRRTARMTPLWRTMGTKPYGAYCQNYYECSTGICRRGHCMFSQAIKS, encoded by the exons ATGGAACTTTGGACCTGCAGCCATTCCGATGTAGAAAATGGAAACAGTCAACATGATGACATATCAACG GTGTCTTCGAGCCCTGATCCTTCTGCGGACGTCCAGCCCAACTCTGGTCAGCTCCAGCTGGGTCCGGGGCAGAGGGTACTGAGGAGGACGGCACGTATGACCCCGCTGTGGAGGACCATGGGTACTAAACCCTATGGGGCGTACTGTCAGAACTACTACGAATGCTCCACTGGAATCTGCAG GCGTGGTCACTGTATGTTCAGCCAAGCCATCAAGTCCTAG